In Gemmatimonadales bacterium, one DNA window encodes the following:
- a CDS encoding VOC family protein, producing the protein MSPVTELLLGRALQVSLTVKDLQKSVTWYVDVVGFKTDRRIERDGQLRGMALSAGDVRIILNQDDGAKGWERTKGEGFSLQLSTTQDPDAIARWIKERGGALEMEPKDMPWGARVFRLRDPDGYRWAISASR; encoded by the coding sequence ATGAGCCCTGTGACTGAGCTGCTACTGGGGCGGGCCCTGCAGGTCTCGCTCACCGTGAAGGATCTGCAGAAGAGCGTCACGTGGTACGTGGATGTCGTCGGCTTCAAGACGGACCGGCGGATCGAGCGTGACGGACAGCTGCGCGGCATGGCGCTGTCAGCCGGCGACGTGCGGATCATCCTGAATCAGGATGACGGCGCCAAGGGGTGGGAGCGCACCAAGGGCGAGGGCTTCTCCCTCCAGCTCAGCACGACCCAGGACCCCGATGCGATCGCGCGATGGATCAAGGAGCGGGGCGGCGCCCTCGAGATGGAGCCCAAGGACATGCCCTGGGGTGCTCGGGTCTTCCGACTGCGCGACCCGGATGGTTATCGGTGGGCGATCTCGGCGAGTCGCTAG